DNA from Candidatus Syntrophosphaera sp.:
GGATGATCACGAACTGGCCGGGTTTGGCTTTCTGGGCGATCTGGGGCGCGTTCAGATCCAGCCGGATGATCGAGCCCTTCGCCATCTCCTCGTGCCTGGTTACCTCAAACATCTACCAATCCTTGCTGTCTTCCAGCATCACGTAGCCCAGGTCCTCGTCGCTGATCCCGTGCCAGGTGCAGCCCTTGCGGGTGCAAAACTTGAAGTCGACCAGCTTTTTAAGGGCGCTGACATGGATCTTGGCCACCCGGGAACCGCATTTGGGGCAGATTTCCTCAGTAATAACCAGGCTGTGGTCGCAGAAAATGCATTTGATGTCCTTCACAGGCATCTTTTCCGGCACCTGGATCGTCGTGGCGTGCTTGAACACGTTCAGATAAGGGCTCAAGTACAGGATGCCGGGCTCGCCTTCGTCCTTTTCGATCTTGAAGATGATCATCCCCTCATGGATCAGATTCATGCGGCAGTGCGGGCAATAGGAATTGAGGAAGGTGCCGGATTCGATGATCTCCTTGCTGCTGCTCTTTTTCTTCACCGAGATATGCTTGGCCGCCATCGCCTCGTAGGGCGTGAATTTTTGCATGTCGAACTCGTTGTAAAAGTGGTTCATGGCCGTGGCGATATCCTCAAACTCAATGGAATGCTTTTTGCAGCCGGCCCTGGAGCAGATCGAAACCTTGCCTCCCTCGATGAGGTGAAAATCCACCAGAGGGGCCTGGCATTCAGAGCAAAGCTCGCAGGATGTTAGCTCTTCCAGGCAATGGGGGCATTTGAAAACGGCGACCTCGTCCTTGAGGATCTCGAAGCTGGATTCCAGGTTGTAGCTGCCGTAGATCGAAGAAAGCCAGATGTAGCCCTCTTTGTCGCCCATGCGGATGAAGATCTTGATGGAAGGGACGTTGTCGATGAGTTTCGCTTCGTCCAGAAGTTGCTGTCCGCATTGGGGGCACTTTAACGCCAGATTGATGAAGTTAAGCATAACTTCCTCCACATTTTCATGGGTAAATTTAGCTGAGGATTTATCATCTTTGCTTATTCATTCTTTGTCAAGCAAAATATTCTCTACTCTTGCCCCATCACACCTGATCAGGACCGCCAGCCTGCAACCAACAGAAAATTCAAACCGCAGACAAGCACGTTTTCCAGCTTTGCCCCAGCCTCAATCCCAGTTCGCGGAGAAATATCATCTCCGTGTAACCAATATTCTTTCAACCACTTATCCATAGCGATCCGGCTTTTAACGCGCTTTGCCGGCTGCTGTTGATTTTTTTCCATTGCCAGGCCGAGAAAGGACTTGACAGTAAACAAGATATCTGTTTTTGATGAAATCAAAGATTGACAGGATAGGAGTCAGGCTATGAGCAAGGCAGTATCGGTCTTATTTTTTTTGCTGGCGGCATCGCTTCTTTTGGCGCAGGATAGGTACGGCGCCCAGATATCCTATTACGATAGCGGCCAGCCCGTCTATTTCACCCAATGCCCCAGAACCTCGTCCAGCGGCACCTACACGGCCCTGGGCACCAGATTCAGCCTCCAGCATCCGGTCTCGCTCCTGAACGGATTTGATGTCTACTGCCATGCCTACGGCGGGGCTGTTTCAGGCATCCAGCTTGACGTTTACTCCCTCGCGGAGGGCGAACTTCCGGAGGCTTCGCTGCTTGTGGCCAGCGTCAGCAAGGACTTCGGGGACATCGTCTGGCAGGATTGGAACTATTTCGACCTCTCGGCCTTGGGACTCTCCTTTGCCGCGGATGAGGAGATCTTTCTGGCCTTTTCTGTTCCCAACGGGGATCCGGGATCGGTCTGGGCCGGGCCCAAACTCAACCAAACTGACGCTCCGGCCCACAGCTACCGCTATTTCACAGAGGGAACCGAAACAGGCTGGGTGGGCTACGCGGGGGAATTCTTCTTCTCCGCCAGCGTGGAGTATGACGCCCCTTTCCATGACGCAAGCGCGGAACAAATCTGGTTCAACGGCGAAATGTTCCTGCTGCCGGGAACGGAAGCGGCTTATGAGGCTGACATCAGAAACAGCGGCGGGGAGATTGAAACAGACATCCCAGTCACCCTCGAGATCAGCCTGGCGGAGGGTCTCAGCAGCAGCGTCGTTTATAGCAACACCCAGTACGTCTCCAGCCTGGACCCGGATGAAACAGCGCACATAAGCAGCTTTCCCTCATATATTTACCAAGTTCCGGGAGAGTATGTCGTGACCCTCAGGGCAGAATTGGCCGGTGACATGGATCCTGCCAACAATGAGACCTATCTGGAACAGCGGGTGGTCAATTTGCCCGCCACACTCAGCTATGACGACGGAAGCGCCGAAGGGGCCTGGGCCCCCAATTCCAGCGGCATCTACTTCGCCAACCAGTTTGACCCTCCCCTCGCGCCTATGTTGGTCACAGACCTGCATTTCTACATCTGGCCTGAAACCTGGCCTTCTCCCGGCAGCGACATGATCGGCATGGCGGTCTTCGCGGACGATGGCACGGGCGCGCCGGGAACCCAACTTTTCTACCAGGAGGCAAGCTGCGTCCGCGGCGCCTGGAACAGCTACGCCATCCCGGATGCCGGGGTTGTCGTGAACGGCAGATTCTTCGTCGCCTTCACCACGCTGGCGGATTATCCCAACTCTCCCGGCCTGGCAGTGGACCGGGATCCGCCTCATTCCGGCTGGCTGGTTTCCTGGACCGGCTCCGGAAACTCCTGGTACAACGCAGCGCCCGAAGACAACATGGACTGGATGATCCGGGCCACGGCGCAAAGCCACGCTTTCTGGCCTCCTCAGGAACTTGCCATCAGCCTGGATGGCAATGACGTTTTGCTCGATTGGGCCGACGTTCCCGACGCCTCTTTCTATCAGGTTTACCGGGGCAACGAGCCGGAAAACATCCTCAACCGCATCGGCCCGGACCTCACCGACAGCGAATTCACCGATCCGGAAGCCGCGGTGGAACCCATGAGTTTTTACCGGGTGACCGCGACCACGGAGGAACTCGGATCCCCCGGACCCCTGCGTCCGGCATCCAGGCGGGGCCTTGCTTTATTAGGTTCGCTAAGCGCGGCGCCAATCCCGCTGGCAGATTAGCGTTAATCCCGTTTCTTGGTTCAAACCCCGTCCGCCTGGCGGGGTTTTTTGCCGGGTGTTTCCCGCTTTTGCCTGGCTCGTTCATTGCCTGTCAGCCACCCGCCGGCCACTCGCCCGGCTGGCGGTTGCTCAGCGGGAGGCATATGAGAGGCAGGTGAGCTGGGCAAAAGGGGGAAAAAGGGCGGAAAAGCCATATCTGAAAGGTTCTTTGGGATCGATGTCCACTCTTGGGTGCCGGAAGCCGCAAAAAGAAATTTTTGCAATCCCCAAGCCACACCATTACAATCAATTGCGGCGGAACAAGGGAACTTTTGAAAAAGAGGCAGGACAAGCTCAAAGGCAAAATAAAGAAAGGGCTTAACGATTGTGAAACCCTCGATTGATAATAAGTTAAACGATATCGCTGCTTGACAAAAGAAGGCGCGCCCAAATTATAGGGATGCCTTGGCTGAAGAATCCGGCTCAGAAGCTTAGATTCAACTTATAAAAGCTTTTAGAAAAAACCCAGCGCAGAATGTGGACAACATGTGGATAACTTTTAGAGCAATGCCGGCCAAGGCAGTTTGAGATCAGAGTTAATTTGCTTTCAGGCAAGAACATACAAAACGCGGTCAAACCAGCAGAGGCTTTCGCCGCACTTTGTGGATAAGATAATTTTTTTCAATAGGATAGAGACTATGGACCAGGACATTTGGCAGAACATTTTGGACAAACTCGAGGAGAACATCAACCATCAGAGCTTCAGAACATGGTTTTCGGACACGAAGTTGGTGGACATTCTGGACGACACGCTGGTTATCAAGGTGCCGACGCAGTTTTCGGCCAATTATCTCAATCAGAATTACACCGAAACCCTGGCTGAGATATCTTATTCCCTCTACAAGCAGCGCTACGCCGTCAAGTTCATCTCCCCGCCTCACGTTGTGAACAACGGCAAAAGCGAGCCGTCGGACTATTCAGGAAACCGGGTGATGCTGAACACGAGGCTGAACGACCGTTTTTGCTTTGAGCAGTTCGTGGTGGGCCGCAACAACAACTTTGCCTATTCCGCGGCCAAGGCGGTGGCGGAATCCCCAGGCTACACCTACAATCCGCTTTTTATCTACGGAGAAAGCGGGATGGGCAAGACCCATTTGATGCAGGCGGTGGGAAATTTCGTCTCCAAAGAGGGGCGCAACTGCTCCATCTTCTATACCACGAGCGAGGAATTCACCAATGAGATGATCGAATCGATCCGGGGCAACAAGATGCCGGATTTCAGGGCCAAATACCGCAAGGTGGACCTGCTGCTGGTGGACGACGTGCACTTCCTGTCCCGCAAGGAAGGGACGCAGGAGGAGTTTTTCCACACCTTCAACGCCCTCTTCGACAACCGCAAACAGATCGTTTTGACCTCAGACCGGCCGCCCAAGGACATCCCGGACCTGGAGAAAAGGTTGGTGACCCGGTTTGAGAGCGGGCTGCTTTGCGACCTGAAAAATCCGGATTTTGAGACCCGTGTGGCCATCCTGCGCAAGAAAGCCGAGCCGGAGAACGTTGAACTCAGCGACGAGATCTTTTCCTTCATCGCCGAATCCATCTCCTCCAGCGTGAGGGCCCTCGAAGGCTCGCTGATCCGCATCCTGGCCTATGCCTCGGTCGAAAAGATCAGTCCCCTGGACCTGGACATCCCAACCGTGCGCGACATCCTCAGCGACATGATCTCCGAATCACGCAAGGAATATACCCTGGACAACATCACCCAGCAGGTCTGCAACTTCTACGGGATCACCCTGCCGCAGATTGTGGACAAGACCCGCAGGCAAAACATTTCCTTTCCCCGCCAGGTGGCGATGTATCTGGCCAATTTCCTGATTCCCCAGCTTTCCCTGAAAGAGATCGCGGAATATTACAAGCGCAAGGACCACACCACAGTCCTGCACGCCAAGAAGATGATCGAAAACCAGTTCCGGGAAAATCTGGAGTTTCGCGCCCACATAGATCAATTGATCAAGAATATCAAGGGCTGAACACTGAAAGTCATACCCCAAGCCGCGCGAGGAACATCCCATCCTGTGAAAGCAAGCATCCTTCAGGCTGAAGGCCAGATCTTCGGCTTTAATTCCATATCTGTTCCCAGACGGAAAAAAATACTGTGCACAGAGGTGGATGGACATATGTGGATAAGTGTGGATAAGTGCCTGCCAAACTTAACTTTTTTGAGCGCTGTGCATAAGCAGCAAAAAGGACCTGGCCTTATCCACAAGTTATCCACAGCGGTGGGCTTTCTTTGTCCTCGGCAGGACAGTGGTTTAAAAAAAAGGTTGACCGGAAATCCACTTATCCACAGTGCCTACTAATACGACTAATTTAAGAAATTCTCTTTAACAGGTATATTAAATATGACTTCCATAAGAAAGTTCAGTCCAATCCTGATGATCGCCCTTGGGCTTGTATCAGCCTTGGTTTTGTCTGGATGCATCCAGAAAAAAAACCCCACGGGGAACAACTGGTCTGATGTGCGTCCCCTGACCTATACGGACGATTCATCATTCTATGCCGGATTCAGTTTTCCCGGCAGCGGATCGGTTTTGGGAAGCGAGCCCTATCTTCTTTGCGGAAACTACGGCGGGACCGAAGTTGTATCCTTCATGCGCTTCACCGCTCTTCCTGCAGAGGGAGATTTTTACATTCCGGGCGGCTATCAGGATTCCACCTATCTGGAACTTTCCCTGCTCAAGCGTTCACCGCTGGACGAAGGATCCATCGACCTTCAGGTCTACAAGCTCGACCAAAGCTGGGCCGCGGACAGCACGTCACTGATCCTGGACGCCAACCTGACTCAAATAACCTTAGAGGCTTTCCCAGTTCCAGACACCGTATC
Protein-coding regions in this window:
- the dnaA gene encoding chromosomal replication initiator protein DnaA, whose translation is MDQDIWQNILDKLEENINHQSFRTWFSDTKLVDILDDTLVIKVPTQFSANYLNQNYTETLAEISYSLYKQRYAVKFISPPHVVNNGKSEPSDYSGNRVMLNTRLNDRFCFEQFVVGRNNNFAYSAAKAVAESPGYTYNPLFIYGESGMGKTHLMQAVGNFVSKEGRNCSIFYTTSEEFTNEMIESIRGNKMPDFRAKYRKVDLLLVDDVHFLSRKEGTQEEFFHTFNALFDNRKQIVLTSDRPPKDIPDLEKRLVTRFESGLLCDLKNPDFETRVAILRKKAEPENVELSDEIFSFIAESISSSVRALEGSLIRILAYASVEKISPLDLDIPTVRDILSDMISESRKEYTLDNITQQVCNFYGITLPQIVDKTRRQNISFPRQVAMYLANFLIPQLSLKEIAEYYKRKDHTTVLHAKKMIENQFRENLEFRAHIDQLIKNIKG